From the Lolium rigidum isolate FL_2022 chromosome 2, APGP_CSIRO_Lrig_0.1, whole genome shotgun sequence genome, one window contains:
- the LOC124686491 gene encoding uncharacterized protein LOC124686491, producing MSSLLRSPSIRRALSAASPGGLRAPSAVAAAIGGEGGATIRRGLGLPTVPRRHLCAPQQNRHLTATAVDQCDALYEEVRATKVSLLEKDLLLHIIESSWNACCEFAQKDKWRTRMICAATLGGFFAGSWMRTRKMDNERELRNEDQPGNGADENLLE from the exons ATGTCGTCTCTGCTGCGCTCGCCAAGCATCCGCCGCGCTCTCTCGGCGGCCTCACCTGGGGGCCTCCGTGCCCCATCAgcagtagccgccgccatcggagGAGAGGGAGGAGCCACCATCCGCCGCGGTCTTGGCCTCCCCACtgtgccgcgccgccacctctgcGCACCTCAGCAGAACCGCCACCTTACTGCTACTGCCGTCGATCAG TGTGATGCGCTGTATGAGGAGGTTCGAGCAACGAAGGTTTCGTTACtagaaaaagatctccttctgcaCATCATTGAAAG CTCCTGGAATGCTTGCTGTGAGTTTGCCCAGAAGGATAAGTGGAGGACAAGGATGATTTGTGCTGCGACATTGGGTGGCTTCTTTGCTGGATCTTGGATGAGAACGAGGAAGATGGATAATGAGAGAGAGCTCAGGAATGAGGACCAACCAGGGAACGGAGCTGACGAGAACCTCCTGGAATAA